A genomic region of Sander lucioperca isolate FBNREF2018 chromosome 6, SLUC_FBN_1.2, whole genome shotgun sequence contains the following coding sequences:
- the LOC116065486 gene encoding neurogenic differentiation factor 4-like: MMIKPYVRQGEGEEVVSPLQWMDGDMSSPDGDASVSSHHYRAGGVNQQDREMGSEDAQEDEEEDEEEEGQEDENESKRRGPKKKRMTKARQERFRVRRVKANARERSRMHGLNDALENLRTIMPCHSKTQKLSKIETLRLARNYICALSEALEGGLSTESRAFMETLCKGLSQPTSNLVAGCLQLGPVSGAGMRPEDRHRVQAAPAPLSGMVSYSSPGLPSPPYGTFDSAHLLHLRAMKGGVYENHSPNEYNGGGVGTPPYDGPPTPPLSISSNLVPKQEPSPHYRPPHHYSPSPVDQGLYQTQTSYDVHLEGPYDSYHPQHVPPRQITSVYRD; encoded by the coding sequence ATGATGATTAAGCCATATGTGAGACAAGGCGAGGGAGAGGAGGTCGTCAGCCCTCTGCAGTGGATGGACGGAGACATGAGCTCACCTGATGGAGATGCATCAGTCTCATCACACCACTACAGAGCAGGTGGCGTAAACCAACAGGACAGGGAGATGGGGAGTGAGGATGCACaggaagacgaggaggaggatgaggaggaggagggacaagAGGATGAAAACGAGTCCAAACGGCGAGGGCCCAAGAAAAAGCGTATGACGAAGGCCCGGCAAGAGCGATTCCGTGTGAGGCGTGTAAAGGCTAATGCCAGGGAGCGTTCACGTATGCACGGTCTAAATGATGCACTGGAAAACCTGCGCACCATCATGCCATGTCACTCCAAAACACAGAAACTGTCCAAGATCGAGACATTACGGCTGGCCCGCAACTACATCTGCGCTCTGTCTGAGGCCCTGGAGGGGGGCCTTTCCACAGAGAGCAGGGCCTTCATGGAGACACTGTGTAAAGGCCTCTCACAGCCCACCAGCaacctggtggctggctgcttGCAGCTTGGACCAGTTTCTGGTGCTGGGATGAGGCCTGAGGACAGACACAGAGTGCAGGCAGCACCTGCTCCTCTCAGTGGCATGGTGAGCTATTCCTCTCCGGGCCTGCCAAGCCCGCCCTATGGCACTTTTGACTCTGCTCACCTGCTTCACCTGAGGGCGATGAAAGGAGGAGTGTACGAGAATCACTCGCCAAATGAGTATAATGGAGGCGGTGTGGGCACCCCTCCATACGACGGCCCCCCTACACCACCTCTGAGCATCAGCAGTAACCTGGTGCCCAAACAGGAGCCTTCACCCCACTACCGACCCCCACACCACTACTCCCCCTCTCCTGTGGACCAGGGCCTATATCAGACTCAGACCAGCTATGACGTACACTTAGAAGGGCCATACGACTCCTACCATCCACAGCACGTGCCCCCACGACAGATAACCTCCGTCTACAGAGACTAA
- the endou gene encoding poly(U)-specific endoribonuclease-A: MKAIAVLALWVTLFHQGYSNTLDSCQGRCGYGTDNSFSCQCNPSCERYGDCCSDYTEICKGDGGGGGSVITDAEIKALSETLYALDSNKASASELVIDPQALVPDSQTSSKDDLASAPLFQYLNEEALFSRPTYAALLALLDNYDRMTGQAEDFSPQQLAEQDVFLKETMSNTELGRELFAFLYTKGIYASEEEFIQDLKMMWFGLYSRNNKKMDSSGFEHIFAGEVKGGKVSGFHNWIRFYLLEKKGQLNYYSHSFNGPWATYPDVMGMQFMWEGYYKQVGSSVIGCSPEFDFALYSLCYITRPGKQCRLSLGGKELIIQTYTWDNSFYGDGKKYIGSAFPATPKN; the protein is encoded by the exons ATGAAGGCCATTGCTGTCCTTGCACTTTGGGTGACCCTTTTCCACCAGGGATACAGCA ACACCCTGGACTCATGTCAGGGTCGGTGTGGTTATGGAACAGACAATAGTTTCTCCTGTCAGTGTAACCCGTCCTGTGAGCGCTACGGAGACTGTTGTTCTGACTACACTGAAATATGTAAAG GTGACGGAGGAGGTGGAGGTAGTGTGATCACTGATGCTGAGATCAAGGCTCTCTCTGAGACGCTCTATGCTCTGGATTCAAACAAGGCTTCAGCCTCAGAGTTGGTCATTGATCCTCAGGCTCTGGTGCCAGACTCTCAGACGAGCTCCAAAGATGATCTCGCCTCTGCACC CTTGTTCCAATACCTGAATGAGGAGGCTCTGTTCTCCAGACCCACCTACGCTGCTCTCCTGGCTCTGCTGGACAACTATGACAGGATGACTGGACAGGCAGAGGACTTCAGTCCTCAGCAGCTGGCTGAGCAGGATGTCTTCCTCAAGGAGACCATGTCCAACACTGAGCTGGGCAGAGAGCTGTTTGCTTTTCTCTACACCAAAG GCATCTATGCATCAGAAGAAGAGTTCATTCAGGACCTGAAGATGATGTGGTTTGGTCTGTACTCCCGCAACAACAAGAAGATGGATTCCAGCGGCTTCGAACACATCTTTGCAG GAGAGGTCAAGGGAGGAAAGGTGTCTGGTTTCCACAACTGGATTCGCTTTTATCTTCTCGAGAAAAAAGGACAGCTGAACTACTACAGCCACAGCTTCAATGGGCCT TGGGCTACCTACCCTGATGTCATGGGGATGCAGTTCATGTGGGAGGGCTACTACAAGCAGGTCGGTTCTTCAGTCATTGGCTGCAGCCCTGAATTTGACTTTGCCTTATACAGCCTCTGCTACATTACTCGCCCTGGAAAACA GTGTCGTCTAAGCCTGGGAGGGAAGGAGCTTATTATCCAAACGTACACGTGGGATAACTCTTTCTATGGTGATGGGAAGAAGTACATTGGCTCTGCCTTCCCTGCAACCCCTAAGAACTGA